The sequence CCCCTATGGGGAATACAAAAGAAGTGTAATGTACAACCTCTGTCTTTTTAATCAGCAAGCAATAAAAGAGCACTGAATGGCGATCAGTGTGGTGTCTTAAAAGAGCGGTGGGTTCTGTTCACAGCAGCTGTGCATTCTGCTCCCGCAGCATGCTGGAGCCTGATTCAGAGCCTGGAGGCCGAGAGATGAGACACACAGTCCCTCAAGGAGCACCCCAGGCCAGTGGGCGAGACCAGAGCAGTGGGAAGATGGGCTTGGGAGGGGGGACAGGGAGGGCTTTCTAGAAGTTGTGGAGAAAAAACCGAATAGGACCCTCATGCAGATGACTACTTGGCCTGAGAGTTGATTTTTCACTCCTTGTTTCTGATGGGAGGCGCACTACCAGCGAACAGCAAGTTCCCCTTGAAGGAATCAACTTTCCTTCTGCAAGAAAGAAAGTGTgaagagagaaggggaagggagcCACTCTGTACCAGGCACACTGTGGGGGCTTCAACGCAGTCTCACTGAAGTCATACAACAGCCCCCTGGGGAGGAAACTAGTCACCGAGGCTGAGTGACCTTTCCGAGGCCCCACAATTCCAGCCAAGGTTTAAACTTCAAGCACGTGGTCTTTCCACTACACAACACTCCCCCACGTTCAGAGCTCCCCGCTGGCACATGGGTGCGGGAGCTGAACACAGAAACCTCAAGGGAAGGGGAATTTTAGCCTTGGTGGTGGTGACCCACGCCAAACGTGCCTGCTTAGGAGCCTGAGGATGGAGACTGCTTCTCTCTGAGAGGTCGGCTCCTGTCTGCTCTTAGATATAGTTAATCCAGCCCCAGCGCTGAGCAAACTGAGATCCCAAAGCAGGAAGGTACTCGCCCCAGGTCCCACTGCTGCCCACCCAGCTGCTCACTTGCCTCCTCTCAGCCTCTTCGTTTACGCTGTTTTTTGCAGGTCACCAACCAGAGGGCAGGATGGAAAATGCCCGTCCTCCTCATGCTGTGCCTGCTGCAAGGTGGGTGCCAGACACAGCCCAGATTCAGAGTTTGCAAAACCAGACCCACGCCTTCCAGGCTGCAGAGATTCCTGGCGGGCTCCTCCATTTGGCATATCCACGGCTTTCTCTCTTGGGATCCAAGGCCATGTGTCAGATCCGGGCCctgggggaaggcaggaggcgAGAGCTCACATGGGAGGGCATATGCCTGACTTGATGATTTCTAGAACATTCACTCTTTTGATATTCCCTACGTCTCTACTCTCTTCTGGAAGTCAGCTGCATTTGCAAGATAAGGGTTCCAGGGCATGCAAGAGACAGAAGCAACCTTGCTCCATTATTACATTATTACACGTTCTAAAAGCACTCAAGTGCCAGGCCCATACTAGGGACATAAAGATGAAGAACCCACCCTACTCTAAAGAGTTCAGAGTCTACAGAGAAACTAGATgggtaaataaaaattatatctatGCATTTACTTATTTAGTCAACACACATTTAcagagggcctactatgtgccaggcaccaggagATGGATGAAAGACAGGATCCCTGCCCTGCGGGTCCCGGCCAGCTGGTGTGGTGAGGCTGGCCAGGTACAGACCCGGCTGGATGACAAATGGCCCTGCTCCATGCTGTGGTGTCTGGGTTTTATTTTGACGgtaatggggagccactgaggaatGTAGTGAGTATGCACCTAGCGTGTCTGGTGCCTAGAACCTAGTCCCAAATAGATGCTTaacaaataattgttgaatggaCTAATCAATGAATGAAAATGCTATGAAAATACCAAAAGAAGGATTAACAAGTATGTTTGGTTTATAAACAAATCAGAATTTAAGTGAATCAAAAGTAGCTAAGATTTAAGCAAGAGCTGTCTGTGGTATAATCACACCATCTCTTTAATTTAACTTTCCACTGCctcctttaaattttttcagtAGGAGCAGGTTTCCCCTGCCCCCAGATGAAAACTCAGGCAGGCCCATGATTTCCCTGCTAACATATAGGTAATAGGCCTAACTTAATTCCTTTCAGTCTCAAACGttctaaatttaataattttaagtgtTTAGTTAAATATTTGATCAGCACTTTAATCTTCATTCAAAGACATGCCCCCTCACCCGCCCGGGGCCTGCAGTCAGGCAGGCAGGAAGCGAGGTGTGGtggctgccttctctcttccctcctccttctccccttctaGAAGCTGGCCCTTGGGACCCCAGCGGGGTCACAgtggcaggagggaggagaggcaggaggcaggcagCTCTTATTTGCTGGGAGGGCCTGGAGCTCTCTGGCCTGGCAGAAGTTTAGAGTTGGCTCTGTACCTCTTCCTCTTGTGGGCACTTTTGGGGACCCTTAGATGGCCTGATGGCCATCTCCTCCCTTTGTCCCAGGTTCTGCTTTGGCCCCTCCACACAGAAGACTCCACCTCAGATGGCTGTGGGCTAGCTCTCTCCCCTCCGGGTCCCAGCTCTGGGCCAAGGAAACACTCACACCTTTCTCGCCCCTCTGCCTGCAGGAGGCGAGATCTATCGCAGGTGCAGCCGTCCTCTCCCTCTGTTCTGCTACCCACCTCTTGCACTTTCTTAGACCAAGTCAGGCTCCAGGCGATGGCCTCCCTCCAACTGCAGGCCTCTCTCGCCTTCCCCGGGGAAGCCAGAGCCATAGACACCTGCTGGATAATGACAGGGAATGAGAAGAGGGGCACCCCTGAGACGCAGAGAATTTGCATCAGGCACCTGCATTGACGCTAAAATGCTAGCCCTTCCTTTAATTCTCACAGGTGACtaacaaaaaaattctaaaaacctTAATTATGTATAACTAAGAGCTACTGATCAGTAATCCACCAAATGAGTTCTTAAGGGTGTGTAAAATTTGgtattaataaaagaaagaaatgtgcatTGCAAGAGTTGATTAAGGATGCTTAATCAGCTTTCGACTGCAAAGTTGGACTGTCCCATCCTGCTGATTAACGAGGCAGAACAACTCTCGCACGTGCCACATGTAGATCACGAGAATTCCTGAAATCTGGGCTATGAACACTTTATCAGGGCACCATCACTATTGTCCTGAGATGGTCCTTGTTTGTAATTGGGAATATTCTTGTCTTTTAATGATAAATTACCATTTAACTTTATCAATAGTAGCATAGTTGGTGGTGTATTGTTTAGTTAAACCCACAGTGAGTATCGATACATCCATTGCATGTATGGCCTCAACTCTTCCTATAATTAGACCTCAAGACATATGCAGCGGGCAGGGCCAGCTTCCTGGGCATGTGCCTTCTGAAGTCACACAGGCCCTGTGTGCTTGGTTTAAACCAAGTgcttggtttagtgctctgctttTGCCATAGTAAAATCCTTATTAACTTTTGAACAAGGGGtcctacattttcattttgcactgggtcccacaaattatgtagctggtcctgggAACAGGACACTAAACTGAATTTTCTTGGGTTCAGTAGCCCTAAAGACATAGAACAAACTGATAGATGCCAGGCACCCAGATCCAAAAGCAAGCTGTTGAACCACCTGCGGAGGACTATGGCGGAGATTGCAAAGCTGGTTCTTCCCACAGCAGCCCACCACGTAGCCATCTGCAGAGTCCTCAGAGGGTAGAAGAGCTCACCGAGAGCTGTTTTGGAGAGATGTCAGTGTATTGTGCTCTCCTCCATCTGCCCTGGGGGACAGGAGGGATCGCTTCCCCCTCACTCCAAGCCAAGTAAGAGAAGGAACTTCTAGAACGCCACTCAACAAGCTTGCCCTATGTCCCACGTTTCTTCTCACAGCAGGACAAAGGGGTGCTTCCTATGACCAAATGTGGGACCTACAAAAAAGAGTTGGCCTGGGGCCTCCACCAAGAGGGCCACCCAGAGGGGACTGTCCCACAAaggaggggcagaggggcagaAGCAATAGccttggtggtggtggaggagtcAGTGGTACAAGGCCAGCAGGAGGAGAGGCCGTTCGTACCGGGAGGGAACTGCAGCCAGAGGCCGCAGAAAGGAGATCTGGGAGGTACAAGAGAAGGAAGGAGCCCTGGACATCTGCTATGCCCAGAGGGCACCAAGAGCAGAtcacctcctctctcccctccataCCCAACCCTGGAGGGGCCTGAAACAGCAGTTTTGAGTAGAGGAAGGGGTAGAGCAAAGTAGGAAACCCCAACATGTCCCTGTCCCCCACGGCAGGCCTCCAAGCCTGgctgggagaaaggaaaaggctTCAAGTGGATAAAGGATTGGAGCGGCAACCAGTCATTGGAGTGGACTGGATTTATAATGTTAGACTAGACTAGGCTTTTTCTTATCCATGTGAAACTATGAAAGCTACTGTACCCGAGATCATGCCTAAAATTTCATCGAGGGGCAGAAAAGTCCACAGAGCAAGTATGAAGAGGCAGTGAGAGAAAGAATATTTTGTTTCTGCTTGCACCTGATCAAATTTAAGTCATTCAGTACGCATGCCACACACTGTGGTTCAGCTATGCCTTATGCCCATTGCCCGAGCAGACGTATTCACAATCCGCTTATCTGGGCTTGGGCGGGGGCGCTTGGCTGCTTCCATTTCTACAGAAAAGTGATCAGTGTGAATATTTTGTAACCACTGGTGTGGGGGTGTACCCCCCAAGCAGACCAGGATTCTTGTGTTTCAGGGCATCCTCCCCTTTCAGTGGAAAGCACACTGATCTGCTCTTACTACCTGACATCTCTCTTTACACTCCATGCAAACCACAGCCCTTCTGTCAGATGTTGCCTCAGCCCGCTCACAGGTGCTTAGATGGCGGCTTTTTAAACCTCTGCACTGGAGCACGGTGGAATGAACTCAGGCTCTGGACGGACTCGTATGAGAACAGCTGGCACATGATTCGTGTTAGCCAGATAGTGGGTAAGATCATCACTGCGTTTTCATCTCTTGGATACAGCTCCATTCCATACCTTAGGGCTGTTCTTGACCAGTGGCTCAGCGCTGACATTTCTGTACTGATTTTTCTTAGCTTCATTTTCAAGAAGACATTTTCTGACCTGTCTCCTAATCCTGGTGGAGTTTGGAGCTTGTAACTCCCCAAACAGTAACTATACtcagccctccctctcccttgacgtttttttctctgcctgcaGCTGCAAATGCGTTGAAGGGCCCAAGGCTGGTGTCTGGACCACCAGGGGGAACTGTCACCATCCAGTGCCATTATGCCCCCTTGGTCATCAACAGGCACCAGAGGAAGTACTGGTGCCGCCTGAGCCCCCTGACGTGGATCTGCCACACCATCGTGTCCACCAACCACTACACTCACCCGCGCTACCGTGGCCGCGTGGCTCTAGCAGATTTCCCGAAGAGTGGCTTGTTTGTGGTGAGGCTGTCCCAGCTGTCCCCCGATGACGTGGGGCGCTACCGCTGTGGCCTCGGAAACAGAAACCACGTGCTGTTCTTCAGCATGAATCTGACCGTCTCTGCAGGTATGAGCTGATGGCTGGGGGTCGGGCTTGGGGAAGCGAAGCTGGGAAGGAGAGGCAAGAGAAGACTGGAGGTCCAAGATAACTTGAAACATGAGGGGAGTGATGACGAAAAGAGGGGATAAGGCAAGGACTTTAAGAAGGAGGCGTTCATTTCAGAAGGAAGCTCCTTCAGAAGGAAGGTAGACATTAGGAAAAGCTTCCCAGATGAATGCATGTAAACTTTCCCACCTAATTCCCCCAGAATGTTGTAGAATGTGTATTTGGAGAGAGTTTCAAGAAGGTAGTGAATTGGATAACGTGGCTTCTTATGGTCGTGATGTCTCTTTGTTCAGACATGCGGAGCAGGTAAGGGCAGGACAGAATTGGGACTGGGCTCTTCCTAAGACTGAGCCCCTCAGCAAACATCCGACAGCTAGCAGGTCCATGTCCTGTGTGGCAGGGTCCGGAGAGCTGATCCAGAATCAGGCACCCAGAGGCTGCGGAAGGGCATCCCGGCTGTGAAAGGCCGGACCACAGGAGAGACGGCATGTTTAGGCAGCAGGCAGGGACAAGCGACTGAGTGAACTTGTCCTTTGAGATGTTGCTGTCTAACCGTCTGCTGAGGGTGCTGCTCTACCACAACGGgagtttctcttgttttcctatTTGAAGAGCAGTACACAGTGGGCTGTGGGCCTCTGAGGAAGGGGCAGCATGGTGGTCCTGGAGAGCTGGATAGTGAATATGTGGGCATAAAAGAAGGAGACAGGAacataaaatgtcaatatttgcAACAGACCAGAGAATACGTCTGGTTTTcccaagtttttattttatccaaCATGTTGGCCAAAGACGGCATGGCTCAGTGAGGTTGCGTTCGATGTAGAAACACTGCAGGCCTGGCATCCTTTGCTAGATCCTGTGGGCAGCCCCGATAGCCTTCCCATGTGGCCTTCCTCTCCTGTTCACACAGGCCCTTCCAGTGCCAGCCCCACAGCCACTCCCGCTGCTGAGCTTGTCAGTGCACCCTTTGGAACAGCATCACCAGCGGCCAACAGATGGACCCCAGGAGCCACCCAGACTATAGAAAGACAGGGGACAGGATGGGACAGAGTTGCTCTGACTCCAGGAACCAGCAAAACGACAGCTTCGGCTAGGGGAAGGCAAACCCCAGGAACAACTAGGGCAGCAGCTCCAGGGACAGGCAGCCGGGTGGAGGGCTCCGTCAGGGCAACTGTCCCCATTCCAGAGAGTTTGGCTTCAGCAATCAGAGGCGTGTCCTCTACAACAGAAGGTGTTTGGGCGTGGGGCACCAGCAGCTCGGTAGCAAATGGGGCTAGGGCCaatgaggaagggagggagaccacCACTAATGAGGCTGAGAGGCCAGGAGAGGAAACAGAGAGGGTCAGAATAACCCTGGATGCAGCCAGAAAGGTCATAGGGACCATTAGGCCATCAACCCTGGTCTCAGAAAAGTGGGCTTGGGAAACCCTCCAAGAAGCACCGTCGGTTTCTAAGCCACAAGCCCTGGGCTCCGTTGAAGGGATCACCTCAGCTGCAGGTGTGTGGACCATGGGCCCCACCAGCATGGAGATGGCGTCTGTGGAGGGAAGCGCTGAAGGGGACCTAGACATGCCTGCTGGAGACAGTGGTCCCCAAGCAACACCAAGCCAGGCCCTGGGAGCAGGGCCCCTGCAGCCTCCAGGCAAGGAGTCCTCCATGAATAGGTAAGCTCCCAGGCCTCCTCTCGGCGGCGGCTCCCCATCTGCCCCTTTCCCTGGCATGCCCTCAGTGAGCTGTCGTCTGTGCTCACTTCCCTGCCGCTGTAACTACAAGACAGTAAAGGGCAAAGGACAGAAAAATCAGACACCCTCCCTCATCCAAGGGTCCTTGCTAGAAGAATGCTATCTGAGTATTTTCCTGTGGTTTTCAAGCAGAAACCTAAACAATAGAATAACAGAATATTTAGGTGGAACTTTTGGgactttttttaaagatgaggaacagAAGCTGCAGAGAGAGGAAGTGACTCGCTGAAGCCAGGAGGAAGGATACTGTGCCATGGGTAGATTCCCTGGCTCTTCGTCCTCTTTCCCATTATATGGCACATTAGCGGGGAGGAGCAGGAGAAAGGATTCAAGGCTCAGGAACTTGAAGAGAGGGgatctagtcccagctctgctactagcCCGCCATAGGAATGAGGGCAGCCAGCTTGCCTTGGCCTCAGCTTCTCACCCGTAAAATGAGGGGCGAGGGCCAAATGGTCTTTAATCTCCTATCCAGCTCCAACCTCCCCTCGCCTGTGctcttcccaccctcctcctGCTGCTTCCACCCTAGTGCTTCTCCAGAAGAGAAAAACATCTCTTGGATCCTGACTCCTGTTGCCACCGCGCTGCTCCCGCTTACGCTTGTGACTCTTGTTCTACTGCAAAGGAAGCTCTGGAGAAAGTGGGCCAGTGAGTTGAGTTGAAGTAGCCGCAAGGCTGGGGAGGGGTGTGTTTGTTCCCATCTGACACCCTCAGGACTGGGTGGGGTTGGAGTTGGTGCCAGGACTTCTGGAAGTAGAAGAGTTAAATTCTAGCCTGAGCCATTTAATCACTCTTGGCCTTGGTTTCTTTATAATCAAATGGGAAAATCATCTCTGTATTTATGTGTCAGTGGCATCCCAGAGCCTAAGGAGAAGCTCTTCAGAGGATGGCAAGACATATGCTAACTTCAGGTGTGTGAACCACATGAGCAGCAGACAGCAGGCGTGCAGGGCCCAGATGTGCGGCCAAGCTACATCTGCACGCTCTGCATGGCCTAGCTGAAAGTCTCTTACAGCCACGTGCCCAGGTTTAAACACTCCTAAAGTGAGTGCTCCATGAGGTTTAGATCTGGCAAAGAAAGGATGAGGTTTTCTGGGAGCAAGTGGAGGAGGCTAAGATGCACAGACCCAGGGGCCCAAAGGCCTGGCCCAATCCCTGTCGATCTAAGAGTTCAATTGCAATTCTTCTGTGTTGGGAAGTTCTCAAAGGCTTGCGGTGAGCGGGGGTGGTTCTTGGGGAATCACATTCAGTGCCTAGTACCCTGACAGCATGCTCTGTGTCTGCGTAGCTCAGGACACAGAAAGGGCAGCAGGGGCTACCTTGATTCACATGACACATTTCCTGGAGCTGAGCCTCCAGCCAGGCCAGCTGCCCCATGGGGAAGGGAAGATGCTCCAGGATGACTCTTCTCTTATCCATGCCAGCCTAAGTGTCCCGGAGAGGGACCCCGGACCCTGAGGAATGGAAGGATAAGCTGCTCAGTCGCCGTGGAAGGAGGACCAGGACCAAACACTTTGACCCTCTTCTCACCCTTCCTCCACCTGACAAGGCGAAGCTAATGGAGCTGGGGTGCCATCTGGGGAAGCAAAGGCTGACCATCCTTGGGCTGAGGAAGGTCAAACATTTTCCACAGCAAAGGTGACAGTATGACACAAAGAAGGCTTCAAGAAAGGACTTATTAAACACTGATGGAGGCCACCTAGGAAAAGTGTGGAATTTCCATTCCTGGAGGTTTGAAAATATAAGAGGCTTCCAACCAGTGTGGAGAAGTGCAAATTCTGAACCATCACCCCAGCCCTTGCTAGGTGGCCCCTTTTCTGATGTTTGTTAGCACTCAGCCTCCTGCACACATTTAATTATATTCACGTGTACTAGTCTTGCCTTCTCAAGTAGATTCAAAGCTCCTGTAGGGCAGTAATTCTGTTTTATCCTTCTCACTATGTCCCCGGAGAACTTCCAACTTAGTACAgcccccaataaatatttgtgattgAATGGCTGACTGGCAGGGCATGGGCTCAGTGGCCTCTGTGGAGTCTGAATCCTCCCTCAGTTGGGAGTCCCCTGGATGAGTCCCTAGGCAGATGGTTTCTACATAGAGACCAACAGGAAAAACACCCATTCCTCAAATCATCCCTCCCCGTTTGGCCCCATACTCTATGCAGTAGACCTTTTGACCCAGTCAAGATTTTCTGGGATTTTCCTCAGTTCGTGGGGGAAGAGGGTATTTTTAAGTAGATTCTCACCTTCTTCATAAAGGTCCTCTGGTTCAACTGCTTATAAATCCTCGCTATCAAGGGCTGTTGATCAAGCTGGAAAATAGTtattggggttggggagggataAGAGAAGGGTGGCCGAGAGGAACTTTATGTGGACTCTGCTTTACAACCACTTCATCTCATGCCTGCTGGGGGACTTTCGCTCCATCCTTGGTCCTACTGTCTCTTCAGGAGTCACATCTGCCCTTTTATTTTGCCAAATCTTTTACCCAGCCGTTGGAACTTTGTGTTCAGGCAGAGCAGCCTTTGAGCAatggaagagaagggagagaaagtcCAATGCGGAGTCGAGTATTGTTGGGTAGACATTCCCAGGAGGCTCAGCCCTGCCTCCCAAACCATCAGCAGCACCAGAAACCCTTTGTTAATACCGCCACAGAGCTGGTGCTGAACCCAGCCACCGTCCCAAGAAAATCAAGGAGACGCAGTCTCTGCGGTTTGCAGAGAGAACTGTTGTtttagaaaagtaggaaagttgCATGAATCTAACCaaatagaatcatagaatttcaGAGCTAGTAGATCCTTAGAGATTAACCCTCAGCCTAGGGTGAGGTAACTGAGGCCCTGTGGTGGGGAGTAACTTGTTTAAAGTTACTCAGTTAACCCAGTTAGTAACAGCAGAGTGAAGACAAGAAAAGGGAACCCACGACCTTGATCTAGTGCCTTCTCCACGTCACCATTGCTAAACAACGTATCAAAGCAAAACtaattgtcaaaaatcaatgaccCCACAGTCATGGCTCCAGACTATTTTCATGCACACTGTCTCAGTGACCTACCTGAAAAACATGTAAGAGACAGGACGCCCCCGCGATCCCATTCACCCAACAGGAAGCAGGCCCTGAGGGGATGTAATTCAGCCAGGGTCACTGAGCTCACTAGGGGCAGGGATGGCCTGAGAACCCAGGCCATGCAGGATCATTCCGCTTAACTGGTGTTCACCAGAGGCGTCCATAGAACGCTGGCTTCTCAGGATTGTTAAGAGGTATTCTGAGAAAAAGAAGGTTTGGTAGATGAAAGAAGTTTGGGAAATGTGGATTAAACAACAAACAGTCCTTCTGTGCAGGCGTTCTTGGAGGCTTCACTACGCTAAGGTGTATGGTGGttagctctgggggtggggacgTCACGTTGCTTCCCCGGCGTTTTGGACTGTTGTATTTTGGCGAAGCAATCTCACAGGACTGGGTTCCTCAGATCACTCCTTGTTTGGGGGAGCTTGACACATTAAACCAGGGGTCCGCAAACcttctctgtaaagggccagatagcaaatagTTTAGACTTTGCAGGCCTCGCAACTCTGTCGCAACTCCTCGGTTCTGTGCTTGCAGCACAGaagcagccagagacaatacataaatgaatgactgGGCTATGTTCCCACAAAGCTTTATCTACAgaaacaggcagcaggctggatCTGGCTGTAGAGCCGTAATTTGCCAATCCCTGCACTAAGCCATAAAACCTTACAAGACTCCGCTGTCCCTACTCTGATGTGAAGGATCAGaccccactcttcctcaaaagcttccctgaccacccctCTCTGGCCTTCCCCGTCCTCCAAACTCCTGTAGTACTTTCTGTCTGAGATTCAGCTGTTAGGACGTCCTGCCTGACAACCCCATCTTGGGGGACGGAGGGGACTAGCCCAGCAGGGTGTTGGCCAAGTggctggaggcaggggcagcttcCAGGAGTAGGAAAGGCTTCCAAGTCAGGGTGTTTTAGGGAAAGCTGAGGTCCACCTGTGGGAGGAGCCAGTACAAGTTCAAGGGCCGGAGCAGAGCCAAGATCAGAGTTTCAGGGCCGAGACTTTGGAGCTGAGCGAAGATAAGATGTGAGTGAAATGTTCGCCAAGAAGGAAGTGGGACAGCCCCCGAGAGTTTACAGCTTTCCTTTATGGGCTAACTGATCCTGGAATGGGGCAGCAGCGGCTGACTTAAAAGGCTGGAGGCAAAACAGGGAACCCCACCCCTGGGTATTGTCAGTGATTAGCTTTTCATCTTATATCACCAGCTAGCATGATGCCCATGTCACTGGGATGAGGGCCAGGGAGACATTCTGCCCCCGAGGCTAGAATCAGGGAAGCATCCACGGAGATTTGTAATCCAAGATACAGGGAAGCACTGACCTTCCTAGGATCAAGCAGGTTCTCCAGGTTAGGGTGCAACTCTTCAGTTCTCATGCATCTACTCGTTAACTATGTATAAAGGATCTCTCCACAGCAGGCCCTACCCTAGGTGTTGTCACATTCCCTTATCGCACTTGATGCAACATTTGTGTAAGGTAGGTATaagaattcccattttacaggtgagaaaactgaagctagaGAAATTCAGTGGTTACCCTCTTAGGGAAGGGGCAAGCTGGGAATTGAATGCAGTGCAGTCCACCTCCACAGCTCACGGCCTTGACCGCAGGCCTGCACTCCCTTCCTCCGTGCTTGGATTTACGGCCTGCGTATCTGGTCACGTCCTTTGCTGTTGAAGGCTCCAAAGCCTTCCTTTGTTTCCTCGTTTATGCCCGTGTGTAGAGAGTTTCATAATCATTTCCAGTAATTGGTTCTCTCCAGTCACTAGCTGGCTTATTCCTTTCCTGGCTTAATGAAGCGTAAAAGTTCAGGGAGCTGGAACTGAGAGCTAAAAATTCAGTCGCTGGCCCTGAGGTCCTTACCGGCATCTGTACAAAGAGAGCTCAGATCTTCATCACCTGCAAGGGTGTCTATCCCTCTCAGGTAACTCAGGGCAAATGCTTGGCCCCCAGCTGACTTCTCACTGTCCTCCACTAAGACTTTGGGGTTTCTTCCTCTCCTCTAGTAGTCAGGGTGGTCTGGAAACTACACAATCAGTTTGAGAACAGCTTCAGTCAGACACAAGAGAAAGGTCTTTCCGTACTCTAGCCAGTAGACATGAATTATGTGATTATTTTCCATTGGCACACATATTCCAGAGCTAAGAGGTTGACAAACATTGAGTGGAAAATGGAGATTCTACACAAAAGGAAACAGACTCTCTGTGGGTGGCCCTGTATGCAGGGTCCAGCACCACCAAGCTCTCCATTTCTCATTAAGCAGCGCAGCTTGGCTAACAGGCACTGGCCTTCCCAGGCCAACCTGCTCCCCTCACTGTCAGCAAGAGGATGAGCTCTCACCCCACTGCCTGCTCTCCAAGGGGTCAGCTGAATCCCAGATGGGCAGCAGAGAGGCGCCAGCTGCAGGAGAGGACCCTGTGCCACACTTCTAGTG comes from Diceros bicornis minor isolate mBicDic1 chromosome 4, mDicBic1.mat.cur, whole genome shotgun sequence and encodes:
- the FCAMR gene encoding high affinity immunoglobulin alpha and immunoglobulin mu Fc receptor, whose product is MDGEAPAKPGEQKVTNQRAGWKMPVLLMLCLLQAANALKGPRLVSGPPGGTVTIQCHYAPLVINRHQRKYWCRLSPLTWICHTIVSTNHYTHPRYRGRVALADFPKSGLFVVRLSQLSPDDVGRYRCGLGNRNHVLFFSMNLTVSAGPSSASPTATPAAELVSAPFGTASPAANRWTPGATQTIERQGTGWDRVALTPGTSKTTASARGRQTPGTTRAAAPGTGSRVEGSVRATVPIPESLASAIRGVSSTTEGVWAWGTSSSVANGARANEEGRETTTNEAERPGEETERVRITLDAARKVIGTIRPSTLVSEKWAWETLQEAPSVSKPQALGSVEGITSAAGVWTMGPTSMEMASVEGSAEGDLDMPAGDSGPQATPSQALGAGPLQPPGKESSMNSASPEEKNISWILTPVATALLPLTLVTLVLLQRKLWRKWATQDTERAAGATLIHMTHFLELSLQPGQLPHGEGKMLQDDSSLIHASLSVPERDPGP